The proteins below are encoded in one region of Apostichopus japonicus isolate 1M-3 chromosome 22, ASM3797524v1, whole genome shotgun sequence:
- the LOC139964312 gene encoding small ribosomal subunit protein uS2m-like — translation MAQLKLFSRLRPQRLCSLCSFSSSPDPVVLQQAAAVAVDKKQTDPLSHPDFFGVKELFTLKDLFDARVHLGHKDGLLDPYMKKYLFGIRQRQCILDLDKTVPHLRSALNFAAHVAYRDGIILMINRTPQFCHLVEKTAEECGEYAHTRDWQGGCFTNAWIQFGPGTRLPDLVIFFHTLNTVFQEHTAVRDSAKMNIPTIGIVDSNCNPNLITYPVPGNDDTQSAMQLYCRLFKTAILRGKDKRKEMEGKTD, via the exons ATGGCCCAGCTGAAATTATTCTCAAGACTGAGACCTCAGAGACTGTGCTCTCTCTGTTCCTTTTCCAGCTCACCTGATCCTGTGGTTCTTCAACAAG CTGCTGCTGTTGCTGTGGACAAGAAACAGACAGATCCACTCAGTCACCCTGATTTTTTTGGAGTTAAGGAACTGTTTACCTTGAAAGATCTCTTTGATGCCAGGGTTCACCTCGGCCATAAAGATGGACTACTTGATCCTTACATGAAGAAATACCTGTTTGGGATTCGACAGCGGCAATGCATTCTAGACCTGGACAAGACTGTCCCACATCTACGCTCGGCACTCAACTTTGCCGCTCATGTCGCTTATCGAGATGGAATCATTCTCATGATAAACCGCACCCCCCAATTTTGCCATCTGGTTGAGAAAACGGCAGAGGAGTGCGGAGAGTATGCCCACACCCGCGACTGGCAGGGGGGCTGTTTCACTAACGCCTGGATTCAATTTGGTCCGGGTACCAGGTTACCAGATCTGGTCATTTTCTTCCACACATTGAATACAGTCTTCCAGGAGCACACCGCGGTGAGAGATTCTGCCAAAATGAACATCCCCACCATTGGGATCGTGGATAGCAATTGTAACCCTAACCTGATTACCTACCCTGTGCCTGGTAACGATGATACTCAATCTGCTATGCAACTGTACTGTAGACTATTCAAGACGGCCATCTTGAGAGGGAAAGACAAACGGAAagaaatggaaggcaaaactgATTGA